The following proteins are co-located in the Paralichthys olivaceus isolate ysfri-2021 chromosome 2, ASM2471397v2, whole genome shotgun sequence genome:
- the LOC109638539 gene encoding transcription factor 7-like 1-A isoform X1: MDRKPKIDQNTVETGAMISRAWGFDLLLQVVESFTADFSLPPNDTPAKEESGPQQPQTKCHMPLGAAPLSLEQPVISAAGFLAAKNNPPLLHPNDTPAEEECGPQQPPTETHMPLGSAPLSLRQPIMRAPGFRAAQIGFPRLPTYYAPAEEKFNPQQSQTQFYMPLGAAPFSLQQPVMSAPRPAPPMFKQPTILQPNYMHCQAAPFHHNQVNNRPVLCLPQGHGRNLVPVGFINGEVLYGIPPPAAPPVASNITILKAHAPRVLHSGHSNYPSVLLFSHRRRYRHPHKESSPYVKKPPNAFMIYRKEQRPKVVMELQNTDCAPVNKLIGQRWRSMCKEEQAKYYELADKEKQLHSQRFPDWSGRDNYGIKRKRIRRRGMTDNSAM, from the exons ATGGACCGAAAACCAAAGATTGACCAGAATACGGTGGAGACAGGGGCCATGATCAGCCGTGCTTGGGGCTTTGACTTGTTATTGCAAGTTGTGGAGTCATTTACTGCCgacttttctcttcctcctaaTGATACCCCTGCTAAGGAAGAGTCTGGCCCCCAGCAGCCTCAGACAAAGTGCCATATGCCTCTGGGAGCAGCACCGCTCAGCCTGGAGCAGCCAGTCATTTCTGCGGCTGGATTTCTTGCTGCAAAAAAcaaccctcctcttcttcatcctaaTGATACCCCTGCTGAGGAAGAGTGTGGCCCCCAGCAGCCTCCGACAGAGACCCACATGCCTCTGGGTTCAGCACCGCTCAGCCTGCGGCAGCCAATCATGCGTGCACCTGGATTTCGTGCGGCACAGATCGGCTTTCCTCGTCTTCCTACTTACTATGCCCCAGCTGAGGAAAAGTTTAATCCCCAGCAGTCTCAGACACAGTTCTACATGCCTCTGGGAGCAGCGCCGTTCAGCCTACAGCAGCCAGTCATGTCTGCACCTAGACCGGCTCCTCCCATGTTCAAGCAACCAACTATCTTACAGCCAAACTACATGCATTGCCAGGCAGCTCCTTTCCACCACAATCAG GTCAACAACAGGCCAGTTCTGTGCCTCCCTCAGGGCCATGGGAGGAACCTCGTTCCTGTTGGATTCAT AAATGGAGAGGTCCTTTATGGGATTCCGccccctgcagctcctcctgtcgCTTCCAATATCACTATTCTTAAGGCCCACGCTCCACG AGTTTTACACAGCGGACATTCAAACTATCcttctgttttactgttttccCATAGGAGAAGGTATAGACACCCACACAAGGAGAGCAGTCCGTATGTCAAGAAGCCCCCAAATGCTTTCATGATATACCGCAAGGAACAGAGGCCAAAGGTTGTGATGGAGCTCCAAAATACGGACTGTGCGCCTGTCAACAAACTCATTGGACAGAGA TGGAGGTCGATGTGCAAAGAGGAGCAGGCAAAATATTATGAACTGGCAGACAAGGAGAAGCAGCTCCATTCTCAGCGCTTCCCTGATTGGTCAGGCAGGGACAATTAC GGcataaagaggaagaggatacGGAGGAGGGGTATGACTGATAATTCTGCGATGTGA
- the LOC109638539 gene encoding transcription factor 7-like 1-A isoform X2 has product MDRKPKIDQNTVETGAMISRAWGFDLLLQVVESFTADFSLPPNDTPAKEESGPQQPQTKCHMPLGAAPLSLEQPVISAAGFLAAKNNPPLLHPNDTPAEEECGPQQPPTETHMPLGSAPLSLRQPIMRAPGFRAAQIGFPRLPTYYAPAEEKFNPQQSQTQFYMPLGAAPFSLQQPVMSAPRPAPPMFKQPTILQPNYMHCQAAPFHHNQVNNRPVLCLPQGHGRNLVPVGFINGEVLYGIPPPAAPPVASNITILKAHAPRRRYRHPHKESSPYVKKPPNAFMIYRKEQRPKVVMELQNTDCAPVNKLIGQRWRSMCKEEQAKYYELADKEKQLHSQRFPDWSGRDNYGIKRKRIRRRGMTDNSAM; this is encoded by the exons ATGGACCGAAAACCAAAGATTGACCAGAATACGGTGGAGACAGGGGCCATGATCAGCCGTGCTTGGGGCTTTGACTTGTTATTGCAAGTTGTGGAGTCATTTACTGCCgacttttctcttcctcctaaTGATACCCCTGCTAAGGAAGAGTCTGGCCCCCAGCAGCCTCAGACAAAGTGCCATATGCCTCTGGGAGCAGCACCGCTCAGCCTGGAGCAGCCAGTCATTTCTGCGGCTGGATTTCTTGCTGCAAAAAAcaaccctcctcttcttcatcctaaTGATACCCCTGCTGAGGAAGAGTGTGGCCCCCAGCAGCCTCCGACAGAGACCCACATGCCTCTGGGTTCAGCACCGCTCAGCCTGCGGCAGCCAATCATGCGTGCACCTGGATTTCGTGCGGCACAGATCGGCTTTCCTCGTCTTCCTACTTACTATGCCCCAGCTGAGGAAAAGTTTAATCCCCAGCAGTCTCAGACACAGTTCTACATGCCTCTGGGAGCAGCGCCGTTCAGCCTACAGCAGCCAGTCATGTCTGCACCTAGACCGGCTCCTCCCATGTTCAAGCAACCAACTATCTTACAGCCAAACTACATGCATTGCCAGGCAGCTCCTTTCCACCACAATCAG GTCAACAACAGGCCAGTTCTGTGCCTCCCTCAGGGCCATGGGAGGAACCTCGTTCCTGTTGGATTCAT AAATGGAGAGGTCCTTTATGGGATTCCGccccctgcagctcctcctgtcgCTTCCAATATCACTATTCTTAAGGCCCACGCTCCACG GAGAAGGTATAGACACCCACACAAGGAGAGCAGTCCGTATGTCAAGAAGCCCCCAAATGCTTTCATGATATACCGCAAGGAACAGAGGCCAAAGGTTGTGATGGAGCTCCAAAATACGGACTGTGCGCCTGTCAACAAACTCATTGGACAGAGA TGGAGGTCGATGTGCAAAGAGGAGCAGGCAAAATATTATGAACTGGCAGACAAGGAGAAGCAGCTCCATTCTCAGCGCTTCCCTGATTGGTCAGGCAGGGACAATTAC GGcataaagaggaagaggatacGGAGGAGGGGTATGACTGATAATTCTGCGATGTGA